TTAAGATTGCGTGGATATGGTTGGGCATGATTACGAAGGCATCGAGTTCAACGCCCGCGAAGCGGCGAGGCAGGGACAGCAATACTGCCTTAGAAACCTCGCCAGCGGGAAACAGAGTGACTTGATCGTTCACGATGCGGCTGAGCGAGCAAGCCCGGTTCTGGGTGCAGATCGTGACGAAATACGCGCCTGGCGTGGTGTAGTCGTAGTGCGGCAGGCGGAGGGCGCGGCGTTCGGGGAGCATCGAGCGGGTGTGCTGAGGGTTGTGTGCATGGCGGCGCAGTCCGACGACAGAATAGTGGTCGTGGAAGGTGGCGGGAAAGATGATGGGGTTGCGGGGCGGGGGCTGGGGGGCGAGCGTGTCGGCACGCCGGGATGGTGGCGGCGGCAACGCATCGCTCTAGACGCGGGACACGTGCATGGCTCAGATCAACGAGACGGAGTGGATCTGGCGCGACGGGGAGTGGATTCCCTGGGCCGACGCCACCGTTCACCTCCTCTGCCACTCCCTCCAGTTCGGAAGCTCGCTCTTCGAGGGCATCCGCTGCTACGCCACGCCGCGCGGCCCGGCCATCTTCCGGCTGGACGAGCACCTGCGGCGGCTGTACGACTCCGCCCGCATCTACCGCATGCCGCCCGAGCCGGACTTCGCCACGCTGCGGGCCGCGTGCAGCGAGATCGTGCGGCGCAACCAGGTGGAGCACTGCTACCTACGCCCCATGGTGCTGAGGGGCTACGGCGCGGCGGGCATGAACCCCATCGGCAGCCCGGTGGAGACGTACCTGGTGTGCTGGCCGTGGGGCACGTACCTGGGCGAGGGCGCGCTGGAGGCGGGCGTGGACGTGAAGGTGTCGAGTTGGCAGCGGCAGGCGCCCAACACGTATCCCGCGCTGGCGAAGGCGGCGGGCAACTACCTCAACGGGCAGCTCAGCCGCCTGGAGGCGGTAGAGGACGGGTACGCCGACGCCATCGCACTCAGCCACGGCGGGATGGTGAGCGAGGGCACGGGGCAGAACGTCTTCCTCGTGCGCGACCGGGCGCTCATCACGCCGGCGCTGGACGGGACCAACCTGGCCGGCATCACCCGCGCGAGCATCATCACGTTGGCGAAGGAGATGGGCATCGAGGTGCGCGAGCAGGCGGTGCCGCGCGAGATGTTGTACATCTGCGACGAGCTGTTTTTCACCGGCACGGCGAGCGAGGTCACACCGGTCCGCAGCGTGGACCGCATCCCCGTGGGCAGCGGCAAGATGGGCGAGATGACGCGCGCCCTCCAGCAGCGCTTCCTTGACCTCGTGCAGGGGCGCACGGAAGACACGCACGGGTGGCTCACGTACGTGAACGAGACGGCGTAGGCGCGGGAAGCGGCGGTTCGGTGGGTTATCGACCGGCGGCGTCGGGCGGCAGCATCGCCCTGGCGGGTTGGGCCGCGCGTGGAAGCGGACCGAAGCTCCGGTAGCAGACCGCGAAGGGCGACATCGCGAGGCGGCATCGCCCTGGCGGCTAAAGCCGCGGGCTACAAAGGCACGAAGCCCACCGGCGTGGGCTGCTACGGGAAGTAGGAGGCGTGCCGGAGGCAACTTCGGCGAGGCAGCCTGGGCTCCGCTGGGTTAGCTATCCTGCGGCACGCCTCCAGGTAAACCCGTCTCCGCGTGGTGTGCAAACGGCGAGGGCGTCCGCTCCAAGCGGGCGCCCTCGTTCGTGCGGTATCCTTTGCGTGTCTCCCCAAACCACTGCGCGTCCGGAGCGGACCGAAGCTTCGGCAGCAGCCCGCGAAGGCGGGCTTCGCGCCGTTGTAGCCCGCGGCTTCAGCCGCCAGGGCGCGGCTGCACAGATCCTTCTCGTGGGGCTACGAAGGTCCGGTCGCTCCCGTCGGATTTCGTCCGTACTTCGCCGCGGCGGCGAGGTCTTCGCGCTCCAGGTCGGGATAGTCGGCCAGGATCTCGTCCGCCGTCATGCCGGAGGCGAGCAGATCGCGGATCATCTCCACCGGATAGCGCAGACCGCGGATGGTCGGCTTGCCGTGGCAGACGGCCGGATCGACGGTGATGCGGCCGCGCAGTGTGCTCATCCGGTCACCTCCGTTGGGGAAGTTCTCGATCTGCGCGAAAGCTACATGAACACCCTCGCGAGCGCGACGAGGCTGGCGGCGAGGGCGATGACGGCGGCGATGAGGATGGGGCGCCACTTGCGCTTCCAATCGGCTTCCGCGGCGGCGAGGGCGGCCGTGGCGGCGGCCTGGTGCGCGCTGAGGGTGGAGAGAAGCTCGTCCAGGCGGCGGCGGGTGTCGCGCTGCGTGTCCTCCACGCGGCGGAGGGTGGCGGGCACCTCGGCCAGCCCGTCCTCCACCTCCACCAGGCGGCCGGCGAGGGTGGATAGGTTCTCCTCCAGCGCTTCCACGTCGGTGGATGGCTGCTGGTGCGCGACGCCGGCGGCGCCCAGGGCGGAGAGCGCCGTGGAGGCGGCACCGTCGCTGAACAGCGACTGGTCCATCACCCGGCGGGCGGAGACGACCTCCTGCATCGCCTCGGCGAAGTGGGCCTGGGTGATGTGCTTGTGCTCGTCCGCGCCGGGCTCGGCGATGGCCATCTGCGCGGCCTTGAGCACGGCGTTCTTGATGTCGCCGCCGCTGCCCTCGAAGGTGCGGGCGAGGGCGGCGAAGTCCACATCTTCCGCCAGCGGCGTCTTGCGGGCGTGGATCTGCGCGCGCCAGATCTTCTCGCGCTCGGCCACGCCGGGCATCTCGAAGAGGATGTGCGTGCGGATGCGGCGCTCGAACGCGGGGTCGAAGTTGGCGGCCAGGTTGGTGGCGAAGATGACCACGCCCGGGAACGCCTCCAACTCGCGCAGCAGCACATTCACCACGGCGTTGGCCTCGCGCTGGTAGCCCTGGTCGACAGACGTGAAGCGGCGCCCGGCGATGGCGTCGGCTTCGTCGAAGAAGAGGACGGCTTCCTGCTCGGCGGCGGAGCGGAAGACGCCGGCCACGTTCTTGGCCGTGGCGCCCGCCCACTGCGACTCCAGCTCGGCGTAGCGCACCACGAGCAGCTTGCGGCCCAGCGCGTGGGCGATGGCCTCGGCGCAGATCGTCTTTCCCGTGCCCGGCGGACCGGCGAAGTTGAACGCCAGCCCCAGCCCGGTATCGTGGCGCTCACCCAGGCCCCAGTCCTCGAACATCAGGTCGTGCTTGCGGATCTGGAGCAGCGCGTTGTCCAGCGACCGCCGGGTGGCGGGCGGCAGCACCACGTCGGCGAAGCTGCGGCGGGGCGTGACCGCCTCCACCAGCACCTTGCTGTTCGATTCGCCGAAGAAGAGGTCGCGCAGCGGGTTGGGCATCGTGTTCCGGATCGGGGAGCAGCGTTCAGGCGCCGCGCACCTGCTTCGCGCGGGGCATGACGTGCATCAACGGAAGTCGCGTGCCGAGAGCGCGTTGCGGCCCAGGACGCGCCCGTCGCGGTCCGCGATCCACACCTCCAGCGTCGTCCCGCCGCGCGAAACCGCGGGCAACGGGCCGAGGTCGACGATCTTCACCGCCGCGTCCGCCGCGACGTCCAGCACGCGCGTGGCCTCCGCGGAAGCGGTGCCGTCTGCGGAGACGGTGCGCCAGTGGAGGGTGGCGGCGGGGATGGGCGCGAGCCGGTCGTTCACGATCCACAGCGAGACCGGCGCGTCGCGCTTGTCGATCGTGTACTCGATGCTGGGGAGCACCGGCTGCATGGCCAGGCGCAGCGCGTCGTAGCCCGGCTTGGCGCGGCGGTAGTAGTCGACCACCGCCCAGGTCACGGACGGCCAGTCCTCCACGAACATGAACTGGTAGATGCCCGTGCTGCCGTTCCACTTCCGCCTCCGGAACCGCTCGGTGCCGTAGCGGACGACCTGCGCCTGGTACGCCTGCGAGCTGGCGACGAACTCGTCGATCGTGCGCCCCTTCTCCACCCGTCCGCTCTGGAACGTGGGGTCCGGCTGGAAGTCGCGGAACGCCCACGTCTCCCATCCCTCCGGCGTGGTGGGAAAGAGCGTGTCGCCGGGAAACATGGTCCGCAGCGTCTCGATGTTCGGTAGCGCCTGGGCGCCGTACTCGGTCACGAACGGCTCGGTCCTGTTCGCGAAGCCGGCCACCGTGCCGTAGTACCAGCCGGGGTACGGATGCCCATCGCCCGTGCCCGAGTCGCGGTGCTTCACTCGCGACGAGTCCATGCGCGCCGCGAGGGCGACCAGCGAGTCGTCGAGCGCGAGGTTCTGATGCGGGTCCTTCTTCCTCATCCAGTCCATCGCGTGCGGCGCCTCGTTGTGCATGCACCACGCGATGATGGACGGATGGCTGCCGAAGCGCCGGATCATGGCCGCGGCCTGGCGAAGTGCCTCGGCGTGGAACGCGAGGTCGTCGGTGTAGCCCCACTGCAGCGGGAAGTCCTGCCACACCATCAGCCCCGCGCTGTCGGCCACCTCGTAGAACTCCGGCCGCTCCAGGTGGGCGTGGGGGCGCACGGTGTTGAGGTTGGCGCCCACCATCATCTCCACGTCGCGCTCGTACCACGCGCGGTCCGCCTGCGAGAGCCACTGGGTGGCGATGTAGTTCGTGCCGCGGGGGTAGATGCGGCGCCCGTTCAGCCGCCACACCCACGCCGAGTCGCGGGAGATGGAGCGCACGCCGAAGGTCGCCGTCCGCCGGTCCGCCGCGGACGTGGAGCCGGCGCGGGCGAGCGCCGCGTCCAGGCGGTAGAGGTTGGGCCGGCCATAGTCCCACGACCACCACAGCGCGGGATGGGAGATGCGGACCTCCGTGCGCGCCCGCGTCACGCCCGGCCGCGCGGCGACCGCGAGCTGCACGGGAATGCGCGCATCGCCGCCGAAGTTCTTGGGCGTCACCTCGCCTTTCAGCACGGTGGAGACGGTGGCTGGCGTCCAGTTCCGCACCGTCGCCTCGATGACGAGGCGCGCGGAGGCCTCGCTCACGTCCAGCGGCGTCACCGTCAGCTCCTCGATCTCCACGCCGTCGCTCTCGCGCAGGGCGATGCCGCGCAGGATGCCGCCCGTGCCGCGCTCCTGGCCGCGCGGCGACGTCGCACCGGGACGCGTGTCGTGGTACGCGAAGATGCCCTTGACCTGGTTCTGCTGCTTGGGCCATGAGATGGGCCAGCGGTACGACATGTCGAACGGCATCTCCGGCGCGGAGACGCGGACGGCGATGCTGTTGATGCCGGGGCGGATGGCCCGGCTGACGTCTACCGACCACTTCTCGAAGTAGCCTTCGTGGCGACCCACAGGGACGCCGTTCACGAACGCCTCGGCGTAGTAGTCGACCATGTCGAGGTCCAGGATCACGGGCCGCCGCGCATCTCCCGTCCACTCCACCGTGCGGCGGAACCAGACGGTGCCGTTCCAGTCCAGGCCGCGCTCCGCATCCACCGGCCAGATGTCGCCGGGGCTGGCGGACTGCACGGCGCGGTCGGCGTGCGCGGGGTAGCGGTCGCTCCCCAGCAGGAACCAGCTCGACGGCAGCCGCATGGTGGGCCACTGCGAGTCGTCCACCACCGCTTCGCCGAAGCCGCCCTCGCCGTTGTACGGCAGATAACGCCAGTCCCCGGCGAGGTCTACGCGCCGCAGAGCTGCGGGATGCGCAGCCGGGCGGTGCTGCTGCGCTTCGAGTCCGCTTGAGGCCGGCAGGCAGGCCAGCGCGGAACCGGCGAGCAGTGCTGCGAGGGGAAGCAAACGGCGTGTGAGGGGCATCTTCCGCGGTCTTGCGTGTCGTCAGGTGTTTCGCGGCGCGCGGAAACTGCAAGAGAGCGACCGCCGGGGCGAGCGCGGGGAATCCGCGTCCGCGGTCCATCATCGAACCTGGGGCGGATCACATCCACGGACGAACGGAGGCGGGGATGAAGACGAGCGGAAGCGGGATCGCGCTGCTGCGCGGGTTCGAGGGCGTGCGGCACACGGCGTACAAGGACCAGGCGGGGCGATGGACCACGGGCGCGGGCCATCTCATCAAGCTGCCGGCGGAGCAGAACCTGCTCGCCGCGACGCTCACGGACGCGGAGATCGACGCGCTGCTCGCCCGGGACGCAGGCGTGGCGGAGGCGTCCGTGAGCCAGCAGGTGAAGGTGCCGCTCACGCAGAACCGGTTCGACGCGCTGGTCTCGCTCGTCTACAACATCGGCGACGGGGCGTTCGCGTCGTCCACCGTGCTCCAGAAGATCAACGGCGGCGCGCCGGAGGCGGAGGTGCGCGCCGCCTGGGCGATGTGGGACAAGGTCACGGACCCCGCGACCAAGCAGCACAAGGTCTCCGACGACCTGGTGAAGCGCCGGAAGGCGGAGGCGGACCTATACTTCGGAGGATGAGGCGGCGGCGTAGCTGTCGGTTGACCGCGGCAACAACCGCGCGAATTCCCCCCGCGGGACTACCCCGAATCGGCATCGACGTGGGCTGCCCGGTGGACGGGAGACGCGGGATCCCACGTCAGTAAAAACGACAAGGCTCCGCGCCGAGAGGGTGCGGAGCCTTTGTCGTTCGATCCGATTCGATCGGATCAGGCGGGGGCGACGCGGTCGCTGACGATGGCTTCCATACCGCATTCCTGCGCGGTGCGGGCCAGGAGGTCGAAGTCGCGCGAGTCCTCGACCCACGGGAAAATGATGACCGGCACCGGCATCAGCAGCTCGCGCAGGGCGGCGAGGTTGGAGTCGTCCGGCGTCGCGGGGGCGGCCGATGCCGTGGGGGTGAGCACCACGCCGCGGACGCGCAGGCCGGCGTCGTGGGCGGCGCGGACGGTGAGCAGCACGTGGTTGATGACGCCGGTGCGGTTCGCGGCGGCCACCACCACGTCCAGCTCCCAGCTCACGAACAGGCCATCGAACCCCACGTCGCGGGTGATGGGCACCAGCAGGCCGCCGGAACCCTCCACCACCACGGCGTCGCGGCCCTCGATGAGCCGTCCGAACGCGAAGTCCAGCACGGACAGGTCGATGGGCGTACCCGCGCGCTCCGCCGCCAGCCAGGGCGCCAGCCGCGCGGCCAGGGCGATGGGGCGAACCACCTCCAGCGGGTCGGCGTTCCCGGCCGCGTCGCGCAGGAGCACGGCGTCGCCCTGCCCGTCGCCGTCGGCCACACCGCTCTCGATGGGCTTCATGGCGGCCACGCTGCGCCCCTGCTTCCGCAGCAGCGCGATGAGCGCGGCGCTCACCACGGTCTTGCCCACGCTGGTGTCGGTGCCCGTCACCCCGATCCGGATCAATCTTCCTCCCAGGTTCGCCCGCTCACCCGCACGACATCCACCATCCCACCATTCGCCGCCGCACTTGGCCGGCATGGACGCACGGCCTGCGCCGCGCGCCCGGGCGGGGGTCACTCGCCGTCGCCGCGGGTGCAGCCTTCCACGGCGGGGTGGCCGGCGCGGGCGATGCTCGCGGTGCGGCCCTTCTCCCAGAACACGAGCGTGTCGTTCGCGTACCGCCCGCCGTCTGCCGAGAGGGTGCGGGGGAGGTGCACGCTACTGGCCCCTGAGGAGAGCACGACGCTGTCGCCGCCCGCGACGAAGCGCGCGCGGACCGAGGTGCCGTCCGGACAGCGGAACTCGTATCCCCGCGGCCTCGCACATCCGGCCGCCGTCACGGCCAGGAGCGCGGCCGCGATCCATTGTCGGTTCATCGTCACGCCACCCGGTTCGGAAGCGGGTCGGGGAGATGCGCGGCGTCCGTACGCCCATCCTCCTTGACCCGGAGGCCGTTCGCTCGCGCGCCCGAGGCGCGCAAGAGGCAGACCACGCGCCAGGCTATGGATGCGATGCGTCCGGCCGCGCCGCCGCAGGGGAAGATGCGCACGGAGCTTCGGCCGCATGCGGGGACCGAGCGGACGGCGCATCCACCTGCGCCCGCGCCGTGTCCGTCCGCGCGGGAGCGAGCAGGCGGCCGGGCAGTAGGACGGGCGACGTCCTCCCGATCGCCGCCGCGCCCGCCCCCAGCGCGATCCCCGAAGCCGCCGATGCGAGCGAGCACGTCCCGCCGTGCCCGCTTTCGGGAGATGCGGTCGCGTGCGCGCTCGCACCCGCAGCCGTGTCGCGAGCAGCCGGATGCACCTGGGCGCGGCGGGTGTGCGGCTGCGCGTGCGATGCCGCGGCGTGGGCGCGAGGCGCAGTCGTCGTCGCCTGCTGCGCGCCCGCCGCGGACGCAATCGCCGATGCGAGAACGACGAGGAGGGGCAGAAGCTTCATCGGATGGATTCGGAATGGGCGGGAGGATTCGTCTGCGGGAAGATGCCGCGCGGCGCGGCTGCGACGCAAGCGGTAGCAGATGTTTCGCCATCCACCGCACGCCATCTCCCGACGTCCATGAACACCGCGCATCGGCCGGAGCCCCGCCTCCTCCGGAGAGCGGGCCGTTCTTCGGATTTCTCGCATCTCCCGAGCACGTCGTATTCGTCGTTTGCCGCGCATCTACCGAG
The genomic region above belongs to Longimicrobiaceae bacterium and contains:
- the bioD gene encoding dethiobiotin synthase, yielding MTGTDTSVGKTVVSAALIALLRKQGRSVAAMKPIESGVADGDGQGDAVLLRDAAGNADPLEVVRPIALAARLAPWLAAERAGTPIDLSVLDFAFGRLIEGRDAVVVEGSGGLLVPITRDVGFDGLFVSWELDVVVAAANRTGVINHVLLTVRAAHDAGLRVRGVVLTPTASAAPATPDDSNLAALRELLMPVPVIIFPWVEDSRDFDLLARTAQECGMEAIVSDRVAPA
- a CDS encoding DUF433 domain-containing protein is translated as MSTLRGRITVDPAVCHGKPTIRGLRYPVEMIRDLLASGMTADEILADYPDLEREDLAAAAKYGRNPTGATGPS
- a CDS encoding glycoside hydrolase family 2 TIM barrel-domain containing protein — encoded protein: MPLTRRLLPLAALLAGSALACLPASSGLEAQQHRPAAHPAALRRVDLAGDWRYLPYNGEGGFGEAVVDDSQWPTMRLPSSWFLLGSDRYPAHADRAVQSASPGDIWPVDAERGLDWNGTVWFRRTVEWTGDARRPVILDLDMVDYYAEAFVNGVPVGRHEGYFEKWSVDVSRAIRPGINSIAVRVSAPEMPFDMSYRWPISWPKQQNQVKGIFAYHDTRPGATSPRGQERGTGGILRGIALRESDGVEIEELTVTPLDVSEASARLVIEATVRNWTPATVSTVLKGEVTPKNFGGDARIPVQLAVAARPGVTRARTEVRISHPALWWSWDYGRPNLYRLDAALARAGSTSAADRRTATFGVRSISRDSAWVWRLNGRRIYPRGTNYIATQWLSQADRAWYERDVEMMVGANLNTVRPHAHLERPEFYEVADSAGLMVWQDFPLQWGYTDDLAFHAEALRQAAAMIRRFGSHPSIIAWCMHNEAPHAMDWMRKKDPHQNLALDDSLVALAARMDSSRVKHRDSGTGDGHPYPGWYYGTVAGFANRTEPFVTEYGAQALPNIETLRTMFPGDTLFPTTPEGWETWAFRDFQPDPTFQSGRVEKGRTIDEFVASSQAYQAQVVRYGTERFRRRKWNGSTGIYQFMFVEDWPSVTWAVVDYYRRAKPGYDALRLAMQPVLPSIEYTIDKRDAPVSLWIVNDRLAPIPAATLHWRTVSADGTASAEATRVLDVAADAAVKIVDLGPLPAVSRGGTTLEVWIADRDGRVLGRNALSARDFR
- a CDS encoding AAA family ATPase, with product MPNPLRDLFFGESNSKVLVEAVTPRRSFADVVLPPATRRSLDNALLQIRKHDLMFEDWGLGERHDTGLGLAFNFAGPPGTGKTICAEAIAHALGRKLLVVRYAELESQWAGATAKNVAGVFRSAAEQEAVLFFDEADAIAGRRFTSVDQGYQREANAVVNVLLRELEAFPGVVIFATNLAANFDPAFERRIRTHILFEMPGVAEREKIWRAQIHARKTPLAEDVDFAALARTFEGSGGDIKNAVLKAAQMAIAEPGADEHKHITQAHFAEAMQEVVSARRVMDQSLFSDGAASTALSALGAAGVAHQQPSTDVEALEENLSTLAGRLVEVEDGLAEVPATLRRVEDTQRDTRRRLDELLSTLSAHQAAATAALAAAEADWKRKWRPILIAAVIALAASLVALARVFM
- a CDS encoding MliC family protein, coding for MNRQWIAAALLAVTAAGCARPRGYEFRCPDGTSVRARFVAGGDSVVLSSGASSVHLPRTLSADGGRYANDTLVFWEKGRTASIARAGHPAVEGCTRGDGE
- a CDS encoding lysozyme, with amino-acid sequence MKTSGSGIALLRGFEGVRHTAYKDQAGRWTTGAGHLIKLPAEQNLLAATLTDAEIDALLARDAGVAEASVSQQVKVPLTQNRFDALVSLVYNIGDGAFASSTVLQKINGGAPEAEVRAAWAMWDKVTDPATKQHKVSDDLVKRRKAEADLYFGG
- a CDS encoding branched-chain amino acid transaminase, which codes for MAQINETEWIWRDGEWIPWADATVHLLCHSLQFGSSLFEGIRCYATPRGPAIFRLDEHLRRLYDSARIYRMPPEPDFATLRAACSEIVRRNQVEHCYLRPMVLRGYGAAGMNPIGSPVETYLVCWPWGTYLGEGALEAGVDVKVSSWQRQAPNTYPALAKAAGNYLNGQLSRLEAVEDGYADAIALSHGGMVSEGTGQNVFLVRDRALITPALDGTNLAGITRASIITLAKEMGIEVREQAVPREMLYICDELFFTGTASEVTPVRSVDRIPVGSGKMGEMTRALQQRFLDLVQGRTEDTHGWLTYVNETA